The window CGCCATCCTCGTTCAACAGATCCGCGTAAATCTGTATGCTCGGCTCGAGAGCCACTCCGTAAAGCCCCCAAGGCCCGGTAAAGGGCATGATGCAACCCACCTTGAGGGTTTTCATCTCCGCCTCGGCCAGTCCAAAGGTTGATGTCATGACCAATAGACCCACTGCAATGGCCACCATAACGGACTTTCCCAACGAACACGCTCTCATGATCGATCTCCTTGCTTTTTGGGTTTCAGATGATTCCAACCATGTTCATCCAACAGGAGCCTACTTTGTTACGAGAAAACGCATCGAAGAAACAGGTGTGCCGCATAGCCCTGGCTGAGAAACCGAATTCCCTCGTATTTCACGATGCCTTATCGGATCATTTCCAGGAAAGCTTGTATTTTTATTCGATTTTTCTCCGAACTCACGCCGAAATAGTCTCCATCCAGAAAGAGGACCGGCAATTTCATTTCGTTTTCGATCTTCCCTTTAAGGTAGGGGTACTCGCTGGCCCGGCATTCGCACTGGAGCAGAATGTAGAAAATTACGCCTTCAATGTCGTAGTCTGCCATGGTTTTCTTCAGATGTTCCCAGCGCATGTCCTGGCGAGGATCCGCGGGGGCCGAACGCGCACACGGGACGGACAGGGTTCTTCTGGCAATCGCTTCCAGAGGAGGCCTGTCCATGGCGTACGTGCTCCAGTAATAGCTCGAGTGCACGCTGAGGTCCTCCGAGACGACCTGTCCTCCGCATTCTTCTATCAGGCGAATCAATTCGGCCGTGACCTGGTCGGTAGAAGAAGCGGACATATAGAGTCGAACCCCGGCCTTCGGTGCGTCCGGGCGGTCTTTCAATGCCTCCAGCAGATTTCTTGTAAGTCGATTGTGTTCGTCCTTGGGCATGAACAGACTCGCGAACTCGACCATCCAGGCTTCATAGCCGGTGATGGGGGGCGGAGTCCGGCGGCGGATCAGATGAAGCTCGCGCATGAGCCGATTGTGCTCCTGGTACACTTCGAGGCTTCTTTTGAGATCCTCGTCGGAGATGAAGCTGTGTGTGTAGCGCTCCGCCACCTGCTGGATCTTACGAAGTTCGTTCATGGTGTACGGGACAGCATCTCTTCCGGTGATTTTTTGCGGGTAGTTGAAAAAGTTGACGTAGTCGCGCACCGGTACGTCCGCAATGGTCAGGCCTTCCTTGGGAGCCAACTCTCTCCACCAGTAGTCCAGGTTGCTGACGAGATCGCAGGTGTTCGAGATGAACACGGCGTCCAGGTAGTCGTACACCCCCTTTGCGGCCAGATCGACGCACTTGCGACAGAACGTGCATCCGTAAGGGGTTATATGGCCGTCGACCTTCTCGATCGGTTCGTCGCTACCCACGATGCGCACCGGCAATACGCCCGCCGCAAAAAGGACTTCTTCCGGAAAGACACAACAGAGGTAGCCCATGGCCGGTTTGCCGGTTTTTTCTTTCCATTTTTTGACTGCTTCGTGACGATGTTCAATAACGTTCGCAAATTCTGAAAACATAATACGTTCCTTCATGGCGCCGACGCAGAGTAGATGTTAGATGTTACTATAGCCCCTTTTTTCGCAGAATCAGCTCCGCCATCCCGTCCAGACGGTTCTTCACCTGGGACTCGGCGTACGTCCGTTCGTCCACCAGGTCTCCCTCCACGCTTACACAGGGGATGTTTAGATCCTCGAGGATATGTTTCACTTCTCCCTGACGATACGCGTGGGGCCGACACGTGATCAGATAAGAAAGGACCGCACCGTCAATGCGATAATCCCGGCAATCCTTGATGATCTCTTCGATGTTGTTCAACATGCCGTACGCTCCATACCCCGCGAACAGGTACCGATACGCCAGCTCGCCAACAGGATCATCCGGATTGCGGGCAGGGTAAGGAAGGGCTCGATATTCCGGGGACCGTACAAAGACCCCTCCATACTGCTCGAAGTAGTTCATGACCGCCATGTTGAACCAGTTGGGCAGCCCTATCCACATGAGTCGGAACTTTTCCTCGGGGACGACCCCGATCCGCTTGGCCACGCGCTCGCGGATTTCATCCCTCAATTCGAGATAGAAATCGTACGCCGCCTTGGTTCCGGCCTTGTACATCCAGGGATACATCAAGGTGAACTCATCGGCGCAACTCATGGGACAGGGGGAAGCCCTTCGAAGTTCCAGAATCTCCTGGGCCAATTCGTTCAGCTTATACGACCAGTCCATCACTTCATTGAGCTTATCCGGACTGAAGGAGTGCCCCGTCACCTCTTGGATGAACTTGAGACAGTCTTCCAATTGGGTTTTATAGTAATCGAAGGCGCGTTGTTCCGGTCGTCGGGTGATGAATCCGAATTCATGGCGCTCGGGACGGTCGATGACATAGAGGGGCACGTCGAGACGCCGGGCCATATCCTCGAACCATTTGAACCGAACGTCGCAGGCGGTGCTGGTCGTGACCATGAAATCGGGACGAGGCATGCCCCCCAAAGGTGCGTCCTCGAGGTCGCCGTTAATGACATAGCCCACTCCAACGCGGTGGTATCCGCAAAGATAGGAGGGATAGCCGTGCGCTTCGGCGATTCGGGAAAAGCGGACGCCCTCTTTTTCGACGTTGGGGTCCCGAGTTCCGCCGCGTCTCCGTACCGCACAGAGGGCCGCAAATTGTTCGGGGAAAAAGGGGTACACGTCCATGGCGTAGTAGATCTCTTTTTCGACCAGGGCGCAGGACCATACCACCGGTCTTCCTTCCGCTTTCCACTGATGACCGCTTTCGTAATCGTTCTTAACGAAGGGCCATACTTTCCGGGCCATTTCCACGCTTTTGGTGGAAGCGGCCGTAACGATGGGTTTCTGTGGCTCCATGATGATTTTCCGTCCAGCCAAATAGTTATAGGGTAAAGGTATATGTACTAATTTGTTTCTACACAAAATAATTTACAATGTCAAAACCTCTCGAAGCACCTGCGGCGCTTGGGAACTGTGAAGCGAGTCTGAGGGAAACCAAACCAAGTCTCCCTCACCCAGCCTTGTCCCAGAGGGAGGGTTTGGATTTTGGCCGCTTTGGGCCCTGTTTGCGCCTATATCGTCTTATTTTGAAAGCCAAACCAGGGGGCGCCGCAAGTCGTGTAGGTTGGGTTAGCGGGCCCAGCAAGCGTAACCCAACATGTAAGGCCGTATTTGTTGGGTTTCGTTCCTCAACCCAACCTACGCTGCTTCTTAGATATTGTAGGTTGGGTTAGCGGGCGCAGCGAGCGTAACCCAACATGTGAGGCTTTTGTTTGTTCACCTTCAGCCGGGTCGTTTTTGTAGGGACACGGCACGCCGTGCCCCTACAGTGTGTGGTTTCATCCTGGTTCTGAGTCCGTCACCTCGCAAGGATGCTTGCGGGGAGGCCGGAAGCGGAACCTAGTCCGAAACGTAATCAAACACGACACCGCATTCCCAATGAATGGGCATCAGCATCTTGGGATCGTGGCCGTCCTTGCATACAAGCCGCAGGGGGTCCTTGGGATCCGGAACCAGGTAGCCGCGGTGAGTGA is drawn from Deltaproteobacteria bacterium and contains these coding sequences:
- a CDS encoding 2-hydroxyacyl-CoA dehydratase, which encodes MEPQKPIVTAASTKSVEMARKVWPFVKNDYESGHQWKAEGRPVVWSCALVEKEIYYAMDVYPFFPEQFAALCAVRRRGGTRDPNVEKEGVRFSRIAEAHGYPSYLCGYHRVGVGYVINGDLEDAPLGGMPRPDFMVTTSTACDVRFKWFEDMARRLDVPLYVIDRPERHEFGFITRRPEQRAFDYYKTQLEDCLKFIQEVTGHSFSPDKLNEVMDWSYKLNELAQEILELRRASPCPMSCADEFTLMYPWMYKAGTKAAYDFYLELRDEIRERVAKRIGVVPEEKFRLMWIGLPNWFNMAVMNYFEQYGGVFVRSPEYRALPYPARNPDDPVGELAYRYLFAGYGAYGMLNNIEEIIKDCRDYRIDGAVLSYLITCRPHAYRQGEVKHILEDLNIPCVSVEGDLVDERTYAESQVKNRLDGMAELILRKKGL
- a CDS encoding 2-hydroxyacyl-CoA dehydratase, whose product is MFSEFANVIEHRHEAVKKWKEKTGKPAMGYLCCVFPEEVLFAAGVLPVRIVGSDEPIEKVDGHITPYGCTFCRKCVDLAAKGVYDYLDAVFISNTCDLVSNLDYWWRELAPKEGLTIADVPVRDYVNFFNYPQKITGRDAVPYTMNELRKIQQVAERYTHSFISDEDLKRSLEVYQEHNRLMRELHLIRRRTPPPITGYEAWMVEFASLFMPKDEHNRLTRNLLEALKDRPDAPKAGVRLYMSASSTDQVTAELIRLIEECGGQVVSEDLSVHSSYYWSTYAMDRPPLEAIARRTLSVPCARSAPADPRQDMRWEHLKKTMADYDIEGVIFYILLQCECRASEYPYLKGKIENEMKLPVLFLDGDYFGVSSEKNRIKIQAFLEMIR